In one Thermaerobacter sp. PB12/4term genomic region, the following are encoded:
- the fliM gene encoding flagellar motor switch protein FliM produces MNQGVRRKGSRRTPVVRLYDFRRPDKFSKEQLRTLAMVHENVARLATGFLSGQLRTVVEVAVLEVEETTYGEFITGLSNPTVLAVFNLPPLESSAVMDVEPSIAFPMVDRLFGGPGTGAATGRGLTEIETVVMRAILQGLLGSVAEGWSQLVQVQGELVTVAANPLFVQVQAPNEIVVRVVLSVRFGQQSGAWRICLPYPLLEPLLPRLAVHQYYARETRSQARSRERWEEGLRQVPLPVQVVLGRAQLTVRQLLDLAPGHVLPLDTRAGSLVDILVGGRLKFRGLPGQHGQRLAVQVVERVVEEERGHGHGRVGDAVAGGN; encoded by the coding sequence TTGAACCAGGGCGTGCGCCGCAAGGGCAGCCGGAGGACGCCGGTGGTCCGGCTCTATGACTTCCGGCGCCCGGACAAGTTCTCCAAGGAGCAGTTGCGCACCCTGGCCATGGTGCACGAGAACGTGGCCCGGCTGGCAACGGGCTTCTTGTCGGGCCAGCTGCGCACGGTGGTCGAGGTGGCGGTGCTGGAGGTGGAGGAGACGACCTACGGTGAGTTCATCACCGGGCTCTCCAACCCCACGGTGCTGGCGGTCTTCAACCTGCCGCCCCTGGAGAGCAGCGCCGTCATGGACGTGGAGCCCTCCATCGCCTTTCCCATGGTGGACCGCCTGTTCGGCGGGCCGGGCACGGGGGCGGCCACCGGCCGCGGCCTGACGGAGATCGAGACGGTGGTCATGCGGGCCATCCTGCAGGGGCTTCTGGGATCCGTCGCCGAGGGGTGGAGCCAGCTCGTCCAGGTGCAGGGCGAACTGGTCACGGTGGCGGCCAATCCCCTGTTCGTCCAGGTTCAGGCGCCCAACGAGATCGTCGTGCGGGTGGTGCTGTCGGTCCGGTTCGGCCAGCAGTCCGGAGCCTGGCGGATCTGCCTGCCTTATCCCCTGCTGGAGCCCCTGCTGCCGCGGCTGGCCGTGCACCAGTACTACGCCCGGGAGACCCGCAGCCAGGCGCGGTCCCGGGAGCGGTGGGAAGAAGGCTTGCGCCAGGTGCCGCTGCCGGTGCAGGTGGTCCTGGGGCGGGCTCAGCTGACGGTCCGGCAGCTGCTGGACCTGGCGCCGGGGCACGTGCTGCCGCTGGATACCCGGGCCGGAAGCCTGGTCGACATCCTGGTGGGCGGCCGGCTCAAGTTCCGGGGCCTGCCCGGGCAGCACGGGCAGCGGCTGGCGGTGCAGGTGGTGGAACGGGTGGTAGAGGAGGAACGCGGCCATGGGCACGGGCGAGTGGGAGATGCTGTCGCAGGAGGAAATTGA
- the fliN gene encoding flagellar motor switch protein FliN: MGTGEWEMLSQEEIDALLRSLAEEGSGAGPAGGDDPARGAPGGAEGASGGAAGSDAPPPAASGSAGGASGSVEPQEASPIATGPSAGAGEATGRRPSALPAATPSATFQEEALPAGRPGAEGPAGAGRGSGPAQAAAAAEPAPAGITGAGSRPAAGFYPLHGGPEAGEGWPPEGEGGAGPALARGTLDLLLDVPLQLTVELGQTQRTVRELLEMAPGTVVELDRLAGEPVDLLVNGRLIARGEVVVIDENFGIRITDIVSPGERLRRLR, encoded by the coding sequence ATGGGCACGGGCGAGTGGGAGATGCTGTCGCAGGAGGAAATTGATGCCCTGTTGCGCAGCCTGGCCGAGGAGGGGAGCGGGGCCGGCCCCGCCGGCGGCGACGACCCGGCGCGGGGCGCCCCAGGCGGTGCGGAAGGCGCGTCCGGAGGTGCTGCCGGATCCGACGCCCCTCCCCCCGCAGCTTCCGGGTCCGCCGGCGGGGCATCGGGGTCCGTTGAGCCCCAGGAGGCCTCCCCCATCGCGACGGGCCCCTCCGCCGGAGCCGGGGAGGCCACGGGCAGGCGCCCATCCGCTCTGCCGGCCGCGACCCCGTCGGCCACCTTCCAGGAGGAGGCGCTTCCGGCGGGCAGGCCGGGCGCGGAGGGGCCGGCCGGTGCCGGCCGGGGTAGTGGCCCGGCCCAGGCGGCGGCCGCAGCCGAGCCGGCCCCGGCGGGCATCACGGGGGCCGGTAGCCGCCCGGCGGCCGGGTTCTACCCCCTGCACGGCGGTCCCGAGGCCGGCGAGGGCTGGCCGCCGGAAGGGGAAGGCGGCGCCGGGCCGGCCCTGGCCCGGGGAACCTTGGATCTTCTGCTGGATGTCCCCCTGCAACTGACGGTGGAGCTGGGCCAGACCCAGCGCACGGTGCGGGAACTGCTGGAGATGGCGCCGGGCACGGTGGTGGAACTGGACCGACTGGCGGGCGAGCCGGTGGACCTGCTGGTGAACGGCCGCCTGATCGCCCGGGGCGAGGTGGTGGTGATCGATGAGAACTTCGGCATCCGCATCACCGACATCGTCAGCCCCGGCGAGCGCCTCCGTCGCCTCCGTTGA
- a CDS encoding response regulator, producing MVVIDPAAFARRQVRAQLAPLGCVVLELSGSEPEPVVRRQLQRARVVLAEPAPWGRDAGRWLAALKAMNPAATLVVCTALTTRAAVVAYRRAGAADVVAKPWDPARLQAAVRFALAARGPAGRLDPRASRGAATSPGGESPGRACQGAGPVQGETGGTGEPCGQA from the coding sequence GTGGTGGTCATCGACCCCGCCGCCTTTGCCCGGCGCCAGGTCCGGGCCCAGCTGGCTCCCCTGGGGTGCGTGGTGCTGGAGCTTTCCGGGTCCGAACCCGAGCCCGTGGTCCGCCGCCAGCTCCAGCGGGCCCGGGTGGTCCTGGCCGAACCGGCTCCGTGGGGCCGGGACGCCGGCCGGTGGCTGGCTGCCCTGAAGGCGATGAATCCCGCCGCCACCCTGGTGGTGTGCACGGCCCTGACCACCCGGGCGGCCGTGGTGGCCTACCGGCGGGCGGGAGCGGCCGACGTGGTGGCCAAACCGTGGGATCCGGCCCGCCTGCAGGCCGCGGTGCGGTTTGCCCTGGCGGCCCGGGGGCCGGCGGGAAGGCTGGATCCCCGCGCCAGCCGGGGCGCCGCAACGTCGCCGGGCGGGGAGTCGCCGGGCCGGGCCTGCCAGGGGGCGGGGCCGGTCCAGGGGGAGACCGGGGGGACGGGGGAACCTTGTGGACAGGCCTGA
- a CDS encoding flagellar biosynthetic protein FliO, protein MWTGLIQFLVASLLVIAAAAWGSRALARWLKPAQGGRDLEIRSVVSLGGRRVLCVVRWHGDELLLGVTDQGVSLLDRRAAREDEPA, encoded by the coding sequence TTGTGGACAGGCCTGATCCAGTTTCTCGTTGCTTCGCTGCTGGTGATCGCAGCGGCCGCGTGGGGGAGCCGGGCCCTGGCCCGGTGGTTGAAGCCTGCTCAGGGGGGGCGCGATCTGGAAATCCGGTCCGTGGTGTCCCTGGGCGGCCGGCGGGTCCTGTGCGTGGTGCGCTGGCACGGGGATGAGCTCCTGCTCGGGGTGACCGACCAGGGCGTGAGCCTGCTGGACCGGCGGGCGGCCCGGGAGGATGAGCCGGCATGA
- the fliP gene encoding flagellar type III secretion system pore protein FliP (The bacterial flagellar biogenesis protein FliP forms a type III secretion system (T3SS)-type pore required for flagellar assembly.), which yields MMPQVNVTLQPATGPEGLGAALQILLLLTVLSLAPALLVMMTGFTRIVVALSFLRGALGTQQAPPNQVLVGLALFLTVFVMAPVWQQVYQDAWIPYRDGRIGQVEALQRAQEPVREFMFRYTRERDLALFLELSGRGPVASPDQVPTYVLIPAFAISELKTAFQIGFILYVPFLVIDMVVASTLMSMGMLMVPPMLVSLPFKILLFVLVDGWNLVVRSLLASFGMPG from the coding sequence ATGATGCCCCAGGTGAACGTCACCCTGCAGCCGGCCACGGGCCCGGAAGGCCTGGGCGCCGCCCTGCAGATCCTGCTTCTGCTCACCGTGCTGTCCCTGGCGCCGGCGCTGCTGGTGATGATGACGGGCTTCACCCGCATCGTGGTCGCCCTGTCCTTCCTGCGCGGCGCCCTGGGTACCCAGCAGGCCCCGCCCAACCAGGTGCTGGTGGGGCTGGCACTGTTCCTGACCGTGTTCGTCATGGCACCGGTCTGGCAGCAGGTCTACCAGGACGCCTGGATACCCTACCGGGACGGCCGGATCGGCCAGGTCGAGGCCCTGCAGCGGGCGCAGGAACCGGTGCGGGAGTTCATGTTCCGCTACACCCGGGAACGGGACCTGGCCCTGTTCCTGGAACTGTCGGGGCGGGGGCCGGTGGCGTCGCCCGACCAGGTCCCGACCTACGTGCTGATTCCTGCCTTTGCCATCAGCGAGCTCAAGACGGCCTTCCAGATCGGTTTCATCCTTTACGTACCCTTTCTGGTCATCGACATGGTGGTGGCCAGCACCCTGATGTCCATGGGCATGTTGATGGTTCCGCCCATGCTGGTGTCGCTGCCGTTCAAGATCCTGCTGTTCGTGCTGGTCGACGGCTGGAACCTGGTGGTCCGGTCCCTGCTGGCGTCCTTCGGCATGCCGGGCTAG
- the fliQ gene encoding flagellar biosynthesis protein FliQ, with protein MTDAMVLTVGREALWTGLLVAAPVLLLTVAVGVAISILQAATQVTEQTLVFVPKILAAAAALLLFGPWMLATLVRYTVQLYESIPGVLG; from the coding sequence ATGACCGACGCCATGGTGCTTACGGTGGGGCGGGAAGCCCTGTGGACGGGCCTTCTGGTGGCCGCCCCCGTGCTCCTCCTGACGGTGGCCGTCGGGGTGGCGATCAGCATTCTGCAGGCGGCCACCCAGGTGACGGAGCAGACCCTGGTCTTTGTTCCCAAGATCCTGGCGGCAGCGGCGGCCCTCCTGCTCTTCGGGCCGTGGATGCTGGCGACCCTGGTGCGCTACACGGTGCAGCTGTACGAATCCATCCCCGGCGTCCTGGGATGA
- the fliR gene encoding flagellar biosynthetic protein FliR, whose translation MDLAAIATTELNRFLLCLGRTSGLVVASPAFGGGLVPAPARALLAVLLALVVYPVMPPARPPATALGYGAALLAEVAAGLALGLVTALVFAAVQLAGQLLDLSAGFGLSGVFDPVSSQSMPVLGHFLYLVMWVLLLATDGHHLILRALADSYRHLPPGGAGLAGGAPVLLDLAGWMFATGLLLSLPVLAVLVAVMVALGLVSRAVPQLNVFITGLPVQVAVALVALLAALPALAGALAGLARPLGEFLARLLEAMGP comes from the coding sequence GTGGACCTGGCGGCCATCGCCACCACAGAACTCAACCGGTTCCTGCTCTGCCTGGGCCGGACCAGCGGCCTGGTGGTCGCCTCGCCGGCCTTCGGCGGGGGCCTGGTGCCGGCGCCTGCGCGGGCGCTGCTGGCGGTGCTTCTGGCCCTGGTGGTATACCCGGTGATGCCGCCCGCCCGGCCGCCCGCCACGGCCCTGGGTTACGGGGCCGCCCTGCTGGCCGAGGTGGCCGCGGGGCTTGCCCTGGGGCTGGTCACCGCCCTGGTCTTCGCCGCCGTCCAGCTGGCGGGCCAGCTGCTCGACCTGTCGGCGGGCTTCGGCCTGAGCGGGGTCTTCGATCCCGTCTCGAGCCAGTCCATGCCCGTCCTGGGGCACTTTCTCTACCTGGTCATGTGGGTTCTGCTGCTGGCCACCGACGGCCACCACCTGATCCTGCGGGCCCTGGCTGACAGCTACCGCCACCTGCCACCGGGGGGAGCCGGCCTGGCCGGCGGTGCCCCGGTGCTGCTCGACCTGGCGGGCTGGATGTTCGCCACCGGCCTCCTGTTGAGCCTCCCCGTCCTGGCCGTGCTGGTGGCCGTGATGGTGGCGCTGGGCCTGGTGTCCCGGGCGGTGCCCCAGCTCAACGTGTTCATCACGGGCCTGCCGGTGCAGGTGGCCGTGGCCCTGGTAGCCCTGCTGGCCGCCCTGCCGGCGCTGGCCGGAGCCCTGGCCGGCCTGGCCCGGCCTCTGGGCGAGTTCCTGGCCCGGCTGCTGGAGGCGATGGGCCCATGA
- a CDS encoding flagellar biosynthesis protein FlhB, producing MTPPALVRPAGPAVPAGVSAAARLDPRAAGRAGRESGGTAWPARGAAAGAGAPLRRIRLQLFAGERVLPPSPRRLREARRRGQVARSADLPAALVLLALAALAGTLVPLAARQVAGLARRLWAPSPAPLPGDWTVAQAADLGRVVLLGTLAAAGPLALAGWVVAAAAGFVQAGGLFQPGLAAPRWERVNPLAGLQRLVSRRALVELLKAPVKLAVMAAALGPALLGAGMQLITATGAPLPAMLGLAGRSLQGLLWRGALAYLVVALADYAYQWWEHQQSLRMTVQEWKQDQKEAEGDPVLRQRIRQRQRYLARRRMLQEVPRADVVVTNPTHVAVALRYDPARMGAPVVVAKGVDFLALRIRALAEQHGVPVMEEPALARALYRAVEVGREIPAAFYVAVAEVLAFVWRLRGRAGPAGGQDTAGPGRGPGPAVPAGVPSPGAEGSGEGARRAAGPGGWGSGEPGAGEPGRRPPVRPGRGEVR from the coding sequence ATGACCCCGCCTGCCCTCGTGCGCCCGGCGGGCCCGGCGGTCCCGGCCGGTGTTTCCGCGGCGGCCCGCCTCGATCCCAGGGCGGCCGGGCGGGCCGGCCGGGAGAGCGGCGGGACCGCCTGGCCAGCCCGAGGGGCAGCCGCCGGGGCAGGGGCCCCCCTCCGCCGGATCCGGCTCCAGCTCTTTGCCGGCGAGCGGGTGCTGCCCCCGTCCCCCCGGCGACTCAGGGAGGCCCGCCGCCGGGGCCAGGTGGCCCGCAGCGCGGACCTGCCGGCAGCCCTGGTGCTGCTGGCGCTGGCGGCCCTGGCGGGCACGCTGGTGCCCCTGGCCGCCCGGCAGGTGGCGGGGCTGGCGCGGCGGCTGTGGGCGCCATCCCCGGCCCCGCTGCCGGGGGACTGGACGGTGGCCCAGGCGGCGGATCTGGGGCGGGTGGTGCTGCTGGGAACCCTGGCCGCCGCCGGCCCCCTGGCCCTGGCGGGCTGGGTGGTCGCGGCGGCGGCCGGGTTCGTCCAGGCAGGGGGGCTGTTTCAACCGGGTCTGGCCGCTCCCCGCTGGGAGCGGGTGAACCCCCTGGCCGGCCTGCAGCGGCTGGTGTCCCGCCGCGCCCTGGTGGAGCTGCTGAAGGCGCCGGTCAAGCTGGCGGTGATGGCCGCCGCCCTGGGACCCGCCTTGCTGGGTGCCGGGATGCAGCTGATCACGGCCACGGGAGCGCCGCTGCCGGCGATGCTGGGCCTGGCGGGCCGGTCCCTGCAGGGGTTGCTCTGGCGAGGGGCCCTGGCCTACCTGGTGGTAGCCCTGGCTGATTACGCCTACCAGTGGTGGGAGCACCAGCAGTCCCTGCGGATGACGGTCCAGGAGTGGAAGCAGGACCAGAAGGAAGCCGAAGGCGACCCGGTGCTGCGCCAGCGGATCCGCCAGCGGCAGCGGTACCTGGCCCGCCGCCGCATGCTCCAGGAAGTACCCCGGGCCGACGTGGTGGTGACCAACCCGACCCACGTGGCCGTGGCCCTGCGCTACGACCCGGCCCGCATGGGGGCGCCGGTCGTGGTGGCCAAGGGGGTGGACTTCCTGGCCCTGCGCATCCGGGCCCTGGCCGAGCAGCACGGCGTGCCCGTGATGGAAGAACCGGCCCTGGCCCGGGCCCTCTACCGGGCGGTGGAGGTGGGGCGCGAGATCCCCGCTGCGTTCTACGTGGCCGTGGCGGAAGTGCTGGCCTTCGTGTGGCGGCTGCGCGGCAGAGCAGGGCCCGCCGGCGGCCAGGACACCGCGGGGCCGGGACGCGGGCCCGGTCCCGCGGTCCCGGCCGGGGTGCCCTCTCCCGGGGCCGAGGGGAGCGGGGAGGGGGCCCGGCGGGCGGCGGGCCCAGGCGGGTGGGGCTCCGGCGAGCCGGGCGCCGGGGAGCCGGGCCGCCGGCCGCCGGTTCGTCCCGGCCGAGGGGAGGTGAGGTGA
- the flhA gene encoding flagellar biosynthesis protein FlhA: protein MARPLTGRAGGLAAAGQWLAGSADAVVAGLVVTIVVMMVVPLPTALLDLLIAANLTFALVVLLMTMYTQEPLEIAVFPSLLLLATLFRLALNVSSTRLILLQGDAGAIIRQFGHFVVGGDLVVGLVVFLILVVIQFVVITRGAERVAEVAARFTLDALPGKQMSIDADLAAGLIDEQEARRRRQQVAREADFYGAMDGASKFVKGDAIAGLIITVINLVGGVLIGVLRDGRPAAEALQVYSLLTVGDGLVSQIPALLLSTATGIVVTRAAGDDHLGGELRRQVFSNPRVLAVAAVFLVLLGLVPGLPRVPFFVLAGIAAAGARGLQLQARRQAEEEAARARAEAAAARAEPEPVHAVPVDPIEIELGYGLLALADEGRGGDLLARIAAIRRQMAQELGVVVPLVRVRDNVLLESHTYVIRLRGAEVGRGRLLPDHYLAMATGLETERVEGIETTEPAFGLPALWVPAETRQRAELAGYTVVDPASVLATHLSELLRQNAYRLLTRQDTRQLLDGLRQVAPALVDELQQHLSLGEIQKVLQNLLREGVAIRDLVTIGEALADQAPVTRDTDLLTEFVRHRLAAQISESLPVRDGRLRVLALDPAAEQVIREALQQAPGGTHPAVPADWLGRLLRAAQAEVRRVAAQGVEPVVLCAPVIRLHLYRMLEAAVPQLVVVSYNELVPHLQVETVGVIRP from the coding sequence ATGGCCCGCCCTTTGACGGGCAGGGCAGGAGGCCTGGCGGCTGCCGGGCAGTGGCTGGCCGGTTCCGCCGACGCGGTGGTGGCGGGACTGGTGGTCACCATCGTGGTGATGATGGTGGTGCCCCTGCCCACGGCGCTGCTGGATCTGCTGATCGCGGCCAACCTGACCTTTGCCCTGGTGGTCCTCCTGATGACCATGTACACCCAGGAGCCGCTGGAGATCGCCGTCTTCCCGTCGTTGCTGCTCCTGGCCACCCTCTTTCGCCTGGCGCTGAACGTCTCGTCCACGCGGCTCATCCTGCTGCAGGGTGACGCGGGGGCCATCATCCGCCAGTTCGGGCACTTCGTGGTGGGCGGCGACCTGGTGGTCGGCCTGGTGGTCTTCCTCATCCTGGTGGTGATCCAGTTCGTCGTCATCACCCGCGGGGCCGAGCGGGTGGCGGAGGTGGCGGCCCGCTTCACCCTGGATGCCCTGCCGGGCAAGCAGATGAGCATCGACGCCGACCTGGCGGCGGGCCTGATCGACGAGCAGGAGGCCCGCCGCCGCCGGCAGCAGGTGGCCCGGGAGGCGGACTTCTACGGCGCCATGGACGGTGCCAGCAAGTTCGTCAAGGGCGACGCCATCGCCGGGCTCATCATCACCGTGATCAACCTGGTGGGGGGCGTGCTGATCGGCGTCCTGCGGGACGGCCGGCCGGCGGCCGAGGCGTTGCAGGTCTACTCCCTGCTGACGGTGGGCGACGGGCTGGTCTCCCAGATCCCGGCCCTGCTCTTGTCGACCGCCACCGGTATCGTGGTGACCCGGGCGGCGGGGGACGACCACCTGGGCGGCGAGCTGCGCCGGCAGGTGTTTTCCAATCCCCGGGTGCTGGCCGTGGCGGCGGTGTTCCTGGTGCTGCTGGGGCTGGTGCCGGGGCTGCCCAGGGTGCCCTTCTTCGTCCTGGCGGGCATCGCCGCCGCCGGGGCCCGGGGGCTGCAGCTACAGGCCCGGCGCCAGGCGGAAGAAGAGGCCGCCCGGGCGCGAGCGGAAGCGGCGGCAGCACGGGCGGAGCCGGAGCCCGTCCACGCCGTGCCGGTCGACCCCATTGAAATCGAGCTGGGGTACGGTCTGCTGGCCCTGGCGGACGAGGGCCGGGGTGGCGACCTTTTGGCCCGCATCGCCGCCATCCGCCGGCAGATGGCCCAGGAGCTGGGCGTGGTGGTGCCCCTGGTGCGGGTCCGGGACAACGTGCTGCTGGAAAGCCATACCTATGTCATCCGCCTGCGGGGGGCCGAGGTGGGGCGGGGCCGGCTGCTGCCCGACCACTACCTGGCCATGGCCACGGGCCTGGAAACGGAACGGGTGGAAGGGATCGAGACCACCGAGCCGGCCTTCGGCCTGCCGGCCCTGTGGGTGCCGGCCGAAACCCGCCAGCGGGCCGAGCTGGCGGGTTACACGGTGGTCGATCCGGCCTCGGTCCTGGCCACCCACCTGTCGGAGCTCTTGCGGCAGAACGCCTACCGGCTGCTCACCCGGCAGGACACCCGCCAGCTGCTGGACGGGCTGCGCCAGGTGGCCCCGGCCCTGGTGGACGAGCTGCAGCAGCACCTGAGCCTGGGCGAGATCCAGAAGGTCCTGCAGAACCTGCTGCGGGAGGGCGTGGCCATCCGCGACCTGGTCACCATCGGCGAGGCCCTGGCCGACCAGGCGCCCGTCACCCGGGACACCGACCTCTTGACGGAGTTCGTCCGGCACCGCCTGGCGGCCCAGATCTCCGAGTCCCTGCCGGTGCGGGACGGCCGGCTGCGGGTCCTGGCCCTGGACCCCGCCGCCGAGCAGGTGATCCGGGAGGCCCTGCAGCAGGCGCCCGGCGGCACCCATCCTGCCGTGCCCGCCGACTGGCTGGGACGGCTGCTGCGGGCGGCCCAGGCCGAGGTCCGGCGGGTGGCCGCCCAGGGGGTCGAACCGGTGGTGCTGTGCGCCCCCGTCATCCGCCTGCACCTCTACCGCATGCTGGAGGCGGCGGTGCCCCAGCTGGTGGTGGTCTCCTATAACGAGCTGGTGCCCCATCTCCAGGTCGAGACGGTGGGGGTGATCCGGCCGTGA
- a CDS encoding MinD/ParA family protein — protein sequence MASAAPGLAEQARAVLVASGKGGVGKSNLSLNLAIAARRLERRVLLLDADVGLGNAEILAGVSAPLHLGDVLAGRCTLEQAVVGGPGGVDLLAGGHGLGELPPVDGLRWRHVLGQLAGRRWDLVVIDGGAGVGGPVRPQLLAARELLVVTTPEPTALADAYAVIKLVAAGGQGLPPRLWVAVNQVQRAAEGQAAFARLASVCRRFLGVEPHLLGLVPHDPRVREAVQRQVPLLLAAPHSPAARAVEAMARHLLGCPPPAAGGLLAYLARLWPGRGAPPGREAAGGPVPG from the coding sequence ATGGCTTCAGCGGCACCGGGGCTGGCTGAACAAGCGCGGGCGGTACTGGTGGCCAGCGGCAAGGGTGGGGTCGGCAAGAGCAACCTCAGCCTCAACCTGGCCATCGCCGCCCGCCGGCTGGAACGGAGGGTGCTGCTCCTGGACGCCGACGTGGGGCTGGGCAATGCGGAGATTCTGGCCGGCGTGTCGGCACCCCTGCACCTCGGCGACGTGCTGGCGGGCCGGTGCACCCTGGAGCAGGCGGTGGTGGGCGGCCCCGGGGGTGTGGACCTCCTGGCAGGGGGCCACGGCCTGGGCGAGCTGCCTCCGGTGGACGGGTTGCGGTGGCGGCATGTGCTGGGCCAGCTGGCGGGCCGCCGCTGGGACCTGGTGGTGATCGACGGCGGTGCGGGGGTGGGAGGTCCCGTGCGGCCCCAGCTGCTGGCGGCGCGGGAGCTGCTGGTGGTGACCACGCCCGAGCCCACCGCCCTGGCCGACGCCTACGCCGTGATCAAGCTGGTGGCGGCCGGGGGGCAGGGTCTCCCGCCCCGCCTCTGGGTGGCCGTCAACCAGGTGCAGCGGGCGGCGGAGGGGCAGGCGGCCTTCGCCCGGCTGGCCAGCGTGTGCCGGCGGTTCTTGGGCGTAGAGCCGCACCTGCTCGGCCTGGTGCCTCATGATCCCCGGGTGCGGGAGGCCGTGCAGCGGCAGGTGCCCCTCCTGCTGGCGGCGCCCCACAGTCCTGCTGCCCGCGCTGTGGAAGCCATGGCCCGCCACTTGCTGGGATGCCCTCCGCCCGCCGCCGGAGGCTTGCTGGCCTACCTGGCCCGGCTCTGGCCGGGCCGCGGGGCGCCTCCCGGCCGGGAAGCCGCCGGCGGGCCGGTCCCGGGCTAG
- a CDS encoding flagellar brake protein, translating to MDRVEPLPLETNHPVEVTFVGEAPPGHGPGPYRTHVLGTAAEGLVLALPMARQRWVLPRPGQAVKVVYRDPQDREAARGLFGFVSAVAGARVEPEPELVVAWPRRVERVQRRQWVRIDLRLPVRIERRGDPAQVVEGRTLDVSGGGCRAQLSRPVPPGELVRVDLAFPGWAAQATARVVRVEPGDGPVVGLEFVEIDPRVQDRIAGFILAEQARRRRVLG from the coding sequence ATGGACCGGGTGGAGCCTTTGCCGCTGGAGACCAACCATCCGGTGGAGGTGACCTTCGTCGGCGAGGCGCCGCCGGGCCACGGTCCGGGGCCCTACCGCACCCACGTCCTGGGGACGGCGGCGGAGGGGCTGGTCCTGGCCCTGCCCATGGCCCGGCAGCGCTGGGTGCTGCCCCGGCCCGGCCAGGCGGTCAAGGTGGTGTACCGGGACCCCCAGGACCGGGAGGCGGCCCGGGGCCTCTTCGGCTTCGTCAGCGCCGTGGCCGGCGCCCGGGTGGAGCCGGAGCCGGAGCTGGTGGTGGCCTGGCCCCGGCGGGTGGAGCGGGTGCAGCGGCGGCAGTGGGTCCGGATCGACCTGCGCCTCCCGGTGCGCATCGAGCGGCGCGGCGATCCGGCCCAGGTCGTGGAAGGCCGGACCTTGGACGTCAGCGGCGGCGGTTGCCGGGCCCAGCTGTCCCGGCCCGTGCCCCCGGGCGAACTGGTGCGGGTCGACCTGGCCTTCCCCGGCTGGGCCGCCCAGGCCACGGCCCGGGTGGTGCGGGTGGAACCCGGCGACGGGCCGGTGGTGGGCCTGGAGTTTGTGGAGATCGACCCGCGGGTGCAGGACCGGATCGCCGGGTTCATCCTGGCGGAGCAGGCCCGGCGGCGCCGGGTGCTAGGCTGA
- a CDS encoding FliA/WhiG family RNA polymerase sigma factor → MSAELKQRQERAELWRRYRTAADPESWEALIREHLPLVRYLAGRLVVHLPPQVELDDLISYGIFGLMEAIKRYDPSRGVKFETYAYTRIRGAMLDGLRAMDWVPQGLRRRAREVEACYRRLENRLGRPAEDAEVAAEMGLTPEEFGELLKDLARTTVISLDDVLRSESDDPAAVLDRLADPGAADPLAAATLADLRQRLAQALAVLPERERLVVTLYYYEGLTVKEIAEVMGVSPSRVSQLHTRAILRLRARLGEDGG, encoded by the coding sequence GTGTCCGCGGAGTTGAAACAGCGGCAGGAGCGGGCGGAACTGTGGCGGCGGTACCGGACGGCGGCGGATCCCGAGAGCTGGGAAGCCCTGATCCGGGAGCACCTGCCTCTGGTCCGCTACCTGGCGGGGCGGCTGGTCGTCCACCTGCCCCCCCAGGTGGAGCTGGACGATCTCATCAGCTACGGCATCTTCGGCCTGATGGAGGCCATCAAGCGCTACGACCCTTCCCGGGGGGTGAAGTTCGAAACCTACGCCTACACCCGGATCCGCGGCGCCATGCTGGACGGCCTGCGGGCCATGGACTGGGTACCCCAGGGCCTGCGCCGGCGGGCCCGGGAGGTGGAGGCCTGCTACCGGCGGCTGGAGAACCGGCTGGGCCGGCCTGCCGAGGATGCCGAGGTGGCGGCGGAGATGGGGCTGACGCCCGAGGAATTCGGCGAGCTCCTCAAGGACCTGGCCCGCACCACCGTGATCTCCCTGGACGACGTGCTGCGCAGCGAGTCCGACGACCCGGCGGCGGTGCTGGACCGGCTGGCCGATCCCGGGGCGGCCGACCCCCTGGCGGCCGCCACCCTGGCCGACCTGCGCCAGCGCCTGGCCCAGGCTCTGGCGGTCCTGCCCGAGCGGGAGCGGCTGGTGGTCACCCTTTACTATTATGAAGGCTTGACCGTCAAGGAGATCGCCGAGGTCATGGGGGTCAGCCCGTCACGGGTTTCCCAGCTGCACACCCGGGCCATCCTGCGCTTGCGGGCCCGCCTGGGTGAGGACGGGGGGTGA